A single Cyclopterus lumpus isolate fCycLum1 chromosome 15, fCycLum1.pri, whole genome shotgun sequence DNA region contains:
- the elovl5 gene encoding elongation of very long chain fatty acids protein 5 has protein sequence METFNHKLNNYLESWMGPRDQRVRGWLLLDNYPPTFALTVMYLLIVWAGPKYMKQRQPYSCRGLLVLYNLGLTLLSFYMFYELVTAVWSGGYNFYCQDTHSAQEVDNKITYVLWWYYFSKLIEFMDTFFFILRKNNHQITFLHIYHHASMLNIWWFVMNWVPCGHSYFGASLNSFVHVVMYSYYGLSAIPAIRPYLWWKKYITQLQLIQFFLTMSQTMCAVIWPCSFPKGGLYFQISYMVTLIFLFSNFYMQTYKKHSGSLKKEHQNGSPASTNGHANGMPATERTAHRKLRVD, from the exons ATGGAGACTTTCAATCATAAACTGAACAATTACTTAGAGTCATGGATGGGACCCAGGG ATCAGCGGGTGCGAGGATGGCTGCTGCTCGACAATTACCCACCAACCTTTGCACTCACAGTCATGTACCTTCTGATCGTGTGGGCGGGGCCCAAGTACATGAAACAGAGGCAGCCGTACTCCTGCAGAGGCCTCCTGGTGCTCTACAACCTGGGCCTCACACTCTTGTCCTTCTACATGTTCTATGAG CTTGTTACTGCTGTGTGGAGCGGAGGCTACAACTTCTACTGCCAGGACACTCACAGTGCACAGGAAGTGGATAATAAG ATCACCtatgtcctgtggtggtactactTCTCCAAGCTCATTGAGTTCATGGACACCTTCTTCTTCATACTACGAAAAAACAATCACCAGATCACGTTTCTCCACATCTACCACCACGCTAGCATGCTGAATATCTGGTGGTTTGTTATGAACTGGGTCCCGTGCGGCCATT CATACTTTGGTGCCTCCCTGAATAGCTTCGTCCACGTGGTGATGTATTCTTACTACGGCCTGTCGGCCATCCCAGCCATACGGCCGTACCTTTGGTGGAAGAAGTACATCACACAGTTACAGCTG ATCCAGTTCTTTTTAACCATGTCCCAGACGATGTGTGCAGTCATTTGGCCATGTAGCTTCCCCAAGGGAGGGCTGTACTTCCAAATAAGTTACATGGTCACGctcattttccttttctcaAATTTCTACATGCAG ACTTACAAAAAGCACAGTGGTTCTCTAAAGAAGGAGCACCAAAATGGCTCTCCTGCATCAACAAATGGACATGCAAATGGGATGCCGGCCACGGAACGCACTGCACACAGGAAACTACGGGTGGATTAA